In a single window of the Montipora foliosa isolate CH-2021 unplaced genomic scaffold, ASM3666993v2 scaffold_422, whole genome shotgun sequence genome:
- the LOC137988592 gene encoding uncharacterized protein has product MLCATFPQVPVVALTATASKADVKEIKDSLNVKNPLEVIGDPNRANIFYEKVFRKGNDIDFFQELLRPMASELKEIKLNYPLTILYLPLKWCGFAFKFFDKHLGKEQYYPFGAEALPENRLFAQYHAPQTTAMKDQILKELASPASKVRIIFATVAMGMSVDIPSIRCVIHVGPPRTIREYFQETGRAGRDGKPAIAVLHYNNHDIAKNREGMSDDIRTFCQLETACLRKFLLNCLDANVPETKVAGHFCCKFCKSNCDCLDCLKNI; this is encoded by the coding sequence ATGTTGTGTGCCACTTTTCCACAAGTGCCAGTTGTTGCATTAACTGCAACAGCAAGTAAAGCGGATGTCAAGGAAATTAAGGATTCTTTGAATGTGAAAAATCCATTGGAAGTGATAGGGGATCCTAACAGAGCAAACATATTTTATGAGAAGGTATTCCGTAAAGGTAACGACatagacttcttccaagaactACTGAGGCCTATGGCAAGtgaattgaaagaaattaaattgaattatCCATTGACAATACTGTACCTTCCTTTGAAATGGTGTGGGTTTGCATTCAAATTTTTTGACAAACACCTAGGAAAGGAACAGTATTATCCCTTTGGAGCTGAAGCTTTGCCTGAAAATAGGCTGTTTGCACAGTATCATGCCCCACAGACAACTGCAATGAAGGATCAGATCCTGAAGGAATTGGCCTCACCAGCATCAAAAGTGAGAATAATATTTGCAACTGTGGCGATGGGAATGAGTGTTGATATCCCGTCCATAAGGTGCGTCATTCATGTTGGTCCACCACGTACAATCCGTGAGTATTTTCAAGAAACTGGAAGGGCAGGTCGAGATGGGAAGCCTGCAATTGCAGTACTACACTACAACAATCATGACATTGCAAAAAATCGAGAGGGAATGAGCGATGACATCAGGACTTTCTGTCAGCTAGAGACTGCCTGCCTAAGAAAATTCCTTTTGAATTGTCTTGATGCCAATGTACCAGAAACAAAAGTTGCAGGTCACTTTTGTTGTAAATTCTGTAAATCTAACTGCGATTGTCTAGACTGTCTCAAAAATATATAA